Proteins from one Nitrospirota bacterium genomic window:
- the ccmA gene encoding heme ABC exporter ATP-binding protein CcmA, whose product MKAIQCISICKAYRHYEVLKDISLEINPGECYALFGPNGAGKTTLLRILATIHRPSGGQFIIDGHDGVREKIRVRESLFLIAHGSYLYDDLSAVENIRFAAGLRGKGPSDREIKLALDRVGIGAFSELRTRYFSAGMKKRLSIAKSILIRPQVLLMDEPYASLDEKGQQMVNNYLSEITRSGGTVFMTTHDRARTAEVAHRAGVLTQGILSEIPVQLLKEIHDIF is encoded by the coding sequence ATGAAAGCTATACAGTGCATTTCCATTTGCAAGGCATACCGTCACTATGAAGTACTGAAGGACATTTCCCTTGAAATCAACCCCGGTGAATGCTACGCACTTTTTGGCCCAAACGGGGCAGGAAAGACAACACTGCTCAGGATCCTTGCAACCATCCATCGTCCTTCAGGTGGTCAGTTCATAATTGACGGGCACGATGGGGTCCGCGAGAAAATCAGGGTGCGGGAGTCATTGTTTCTGATAGCCCATGGTTCTTATCTCTATGATGACCTGAGCGCTGTCGAAAATATTCGTTTTGCTGCCGGCCTCCGCGGGAAAGGCCCATCTGACCGTGAAATTAAGCTCGCACTCGACCGGGTTGGAATAGGTGCATTCTCGGAGCTCAGAACCCGTTATTTTTCTGCAGGGATGAAAAAGCGACTGTCCATTGCAAAATCAATCCTTATCCGGCCACAGGTACTGCTGATGGATGAACCATACGCATCACTTGATGAAAAGGGACAGCAGATGGTCAATAATTATCTCAGTGAAATTACCAGATCAGGCGGAACAGTCTTTATGACGACTCATGACCGGGCACGCACCGCTGAAGTAGCCCATCGCGCCGGCGTCCTGACACAGGGAATACTCAGCGAGATTCCGGTACAACTGTTGAAAGAGATACATGATATTTTTTAA
- the ccsA gene encoding cytochrome c biogenesis protein CcsA, with translation MNKLIQWMRRLEGWFGLATAIFLAVGLYMSLISSPPDYYQGEIVRIMYVHVPFAQTSLLSYLVLFIGSIWYLWKKDSVIDNLSHATAGIGVFFTAGELVTGSIWGKPAWNTWWSWDARMTSALVLLLILVAYLMLRVFMDDRDKEARYAAILAIVGFIDLPIVYFSVEWWRTLHQPLSVSQRGLAISQEILIPLIVMTIGFYLLFTYMVMVRTRMLYLGHLLEAKKGRFLSQAHL, from the coding sequence ATGAATAAATTGATTCAGTGGATGAGACGCCTTGAAGGATGGTTCGGACTTGCAACAGCCATTTTTCTTGCAGTTGGACTGTATATGTCCCTCATCTCTTCTCCGCCGGATTACTATCAGGGAGAAATCGTCAGAATAATGTATGTCCACGTACCATTTGCCCAAACCTCGCTCCTTTCATATCTGGTGCTGTTTATTGGAAGCATCTGGTACCTGTGGAAAAAAGACAGTGTGATCGACAACCTCAGCCATGCAACTGCCGGTATTGGGGTATTCTTTACTGCCGGAGAACTGGTTACCGGGTCCATCTGGGGAAAACCGGCATGGAATACCTGGTGGTCATGGGATGCACGGATGACATCCGCCTTAGTCCTTCTCCTGATATTGGTGGCCTATCTGATGCTGCGGGTGTTTATGGATGACAGGGATAAAGAGGCCCGCTATGCCGCAATACTCGCCATTGTCGGTTTTATAGACCTGCCGATAGTTTATTTCTCTGTAGAATGGTGGAGAACTCTTCATCAGCCACTCTCTGTCTCTCAAAGGGGGCTTGCCATTTCACAGGAAATCCTGATACCATTGATTGTGATGACTATCGGATTCTACCTGCTCTTTACCTACATGGTAATGGTCCGGACCAGGATGCTTTACCTGGGGCACCTCCTCGAAGCCAAGAAAGGACGTTTTCTGAGTCAGGCGCATCTATGA
- a CDS encoding heme exporter protein CcmB has translation MIFFKVIRWIVWKDLLSEIRSRENISSMFFFALIVILIFSFSLSMDQEIAAEIIPGILWIAFSFTGIIGLGKSFLVETQNDCMENLLMAPIPKGAVYIGKLLGNFLFMFIVEIILFPLFIIFFNLDILGQIPMIMLICFLGTLGLSAMGTLLSAMTVQIKAREVMFPLMLLPLVVPVIIGAVEATKGALNGDPLKLYQQWLQLLTVFDIVFLIVSYWLFEFILED, from the coding sequence ATGATATTTTTTAAAGTAATCCGGTGGATCGTCTGGAAAGACCTGTTAAGCGAGATACGGAGTCGTGAAAACATCTCATCAATGTTTTTTTTCGCGCTGATTGTAATCCTGATATTCAGTTTCAGCCTGTCAATGGATCAGGAAATTGCAGCAGAAATAATACCGGGGATTTTATGGATCGCATTCAGTTTCACAGGAATCATCGGTTTGGGGAAATCCTTTCTGGTGGAAACCCAGAACGACTGCATGGAAAACCTACTTATGGCCCCGATACCGAAGGGGGCTGTCTACATTGGGAAGCTGCTTGGGAATTTTCTATTTATGTTCATTGTCGAGATCATCCTTTTCCCCCTGTTTATCATCTTTTTTAACCTCGACATACTTGGACAGATCCCTATGATTATGTTAATATGTTTCCTTGGCACGCTTGGCCTTTCGGCCATGGGAACCCTTCTCTCAGCCATGACGGTTCAGATCAAGGCAAGGGAGGTTATGTTCCCGCTGATGCTGCTCCCGCTTGTTGTCCCGGTAATTATAGGTGCGGTTGAGGCAACGAAGGGCGCGCTGAATGGAGACCCGCTAAAGCTTTATCAGCAGTGGCTGCAGCTGCTTACTGTATTCGATATTGTTTTTCTGATTGTGTCGTACTGGTTATTTGAGTTTATACTGGAGGATTAG